In Rutidosis leptorrhynchoides isolate AG116_Rl617_1_P2 unplaced genomic scaffold, CSIRO_AGI_Rlap_v1 contig353, whole genome shotgun sequence, a single window of DNA contains:
- the LOC139883095 gene encoding putative disease resistance RPP13-like protein 1, producing the protein MARALVEGAFLSAFLQVLFDRMASREVVDFFRSRKLDKGRLLQKLKTALLSTNAVLNDGEEKQMTNDHVREWLDELKEAVYDADDLFDEIATEDLKREAGVEPWALVSKVWSFAADARRSKFVDELERVLERLESVVKQREVLGLRERIRERTARASQTTSLVEESGVFGREKEREAVIELLLSDRGEKNTSVLAIVGMGGVGKTTLSQLVFNDSAVKGSFESRAWISVSDQFDICKLTATALEEFSSSKKETENLNQLQLQLKNFLTGKKFLLVLDDVWYEDFNIWDAFLVPFTNGARGSKIVVTTRNESIASVARAVSTYPLQKLQDEESWDLFTKHAFDQHNFEARARLEDIGQRIVKRCDGLPLALKTIGSLLRCESDIRKWEIIAGSDIWNLAPGKNEILPALLSYHYLPPQMKRCFAYCSIFPKDCRYEKDQLILLWIAEGLLKQPNDGRTLEEVGDQCFCDLMSRSLLHIVSDVESSFSMHDLVNDLGRSFFSLDGGNAHHVSLSTRHLSFVRTHYDVASRFRVLVGATNLRTFLPLNVGHVRFYEYNLLTDEVLHVLLPTLRRLRVLSLSHYWKISTLPSSIGCLKHLRYLNLSHNDSLIRLPDTITALYNLQTLILAYCGSLIELPSNIGSLTCMRHLDIRWTSLKRMPLGMNRLKDLRTLTNFVVVENGGTRVRELGELGNLMGTLSI; encoded by the coding sequence GCAGATGACCAACGACCACGTCAGGGAGTGGCTCGACGAACTCAAGGAGGCCGTGTATGACGCCGACGACCTGTTCGACGAGATCGCCACTGAAGATCTGAAGCGTGAAGCCGGGGTCGAGCCTTGGGCTCTCGTTTCTAAGGTCTGGAGCTTTGCTGCAGACGCTCGTAGGAGTAAATTCGTGGATGAGTTAGAGAGGGTTCTGGAGAGATTGGAGAGCGTAGTGAAGCAGAGAGAAGTGCTGGGCCTAAGGGAACGTATTCGCGAGAGAACGGCTAGAGCTTCGCAGACTACTTCGTTGGTCGAGGAATCGGGAGTTTTCGGGAGGGAGAAGGAGAGGGAGGCAGTGATCGAGTTGCTCTTGTCAGATCGGGGCGAAAAGAACACCAGCGTGTTGGCCATCGTTGGGATGGGCGGTGTCGGTAAGACCACGCTATCTCAGCTCGTGTTCAACGATAGTGCGGTGAAGGGGAGTTTCGAGTCGCGGGCGTGGATTTCTGTGTCGGACCAATTCGACATCTGCAAGCTGACGGCGACGGCTCTCGAGGAGTTCTCCTCGTCTAAGAAGGAGACCGAAAATCTCAACCAGCTTCAGCTCCAACTGAAGAACTTCTTGACAGGGAAGAAATTCCTATTGGTGTTGGATGATGTTTGGTATGAGGACTTCAATATTTGGGATGCGTTCCTAGTTCCATTTACCAATGGAGCAAGAGGAAGCAAAATCGTCGTGACGACACGAAATGAGAGCATCGCATCGGTTGCTCGTGCCGTCTCGACATACCCTTTACAGAAGTTGCAGGACGAGGAATCTTGGGACTTATTCACAAAACATGCGTTTGACCAGCATAACTTCGAGGCGCGCGCGAGACTTGAAGATATCGGGCAAAGAATTGTAAAGAGATGTGATGGATTGCCTCTTGCGCTGAAGACTATAGGTAGCTTGTTACGCTGTGAGTCTGATATCAGGAAGTGGGAAATTATTGCAGGGAGTGATATTTGGAATTTGGCACCTGGAAAGAATGAAATTCTCCCTGCGTTGTTAAGTTATCATTACCTTCCTCCACAAATGAAACGATGTTTTGCCTATTGTTCAATCTTCCCAAAGGATTGCAGATATGAGAAGGACCAGCTGATCTTACTTTGGATTGCGGAGGGCTTGCTAAAACAACCTAACGACGGCAGGACATTAGAGGAAGTAGGTGATCAGTGCTTCTGTGACCTTATGTCTAGATCTTTGCTTCATATAGTAAGTGATGTCGAATCGAGCTTCTCGATGCATGACCTGGTCAATGACTTAGGTCGATCTTTTTTTAGCTTGGACGGAGGCAATGCACACCACGTGTCCTTGAGCACTCGCCATTTGTCATTTGTAAGAACTCACTATGATGTCGCTTCCAGATTTAGAGTGCTAGTCGGGGCAACGAATTTGCGAACTTTCCTGCCGTTGAACGTGGGTCATGTGAGATTTTACGAGTACAATTTGTTGACTGATGAGGTACTGCATGTTCTGTTGCCGACCCTGAGACGGTTAAGGGTGCTATCTTTGTCTCATTATTGGAAAATCTCAACGTTGCCCAGTTCAATTGGATGTTTGAAGCATCTGCGCTATTTGAATCTCTCCCATAATGATAGTCTAATCAGATTGCCTGATACAATTACAGCTCTATACAACTTGCAAACCTTAATTCTTGCTTACTGTGGGTCTCTCATTGAGTTACCGAGCAACATTGGCAGCCTAACCTGTATGCGTCATCTTGATATAAGGTGGACATCCTTGAAGAGAATGCCGTTGGGGATGAACAGATTGAAGGATTTGCGGACATTAACTAATTTCGTGGTGGTCGAAAACGGTGGTACCAGGGTTAGGGAGCTAGGAGAGCTAGGGAATCTTATGGGTACACTCTCCATATAG